The following proteins come from a genomic window of Microbacterium sp. SY138:
- a CDS encoding response regulator transcription factor: MQEIRVVIVDDDPLVRSALSHFVSRDPEITVIAQAEDGLEAIATVEREQPDVVMMDVQMPEMDGIEATGVIAERWPHVRVLAVTTLDGSDTVLPMLSAGASGYLLKDSSADDIVTGVREVHSGASSLSPRIASMLIKHVRESTPVAADADALEPLTEREVEVLHCLAQGMSNAEIAKALIVSEGTVKAHLGRMMSKWHLRDRVQILVTAAHAGLVSFR, encoded by the coding sequence ATGCAGGAAATCCGTGTCGTGATCGTCGACGATGATCCACTGGTCCGTTCGGCGCTGTCGCACTTCGTGTCGCGTGACCCGGAGATCACCGTGATCGCGCAGGCGGAGGACGGCCTCGAGGCGATCGCCACGGTGGAACGCGAGCAGCCCGATGTGGTGATGATGGACGTGCAGATGCCCGAGATGGACGGCATCGAGGCCACCGGCGTGATCGCCGAGCGCTGGCCGCACGTCCGCGTCCTCGCGGTGACGACGCTCGACGGCAGCGACACGGTGCTTCCGATGCTCAGCGCCGGCGCCTCCGGCTACCTGCTCAAGGACTCCAGCGCCGACGACATCGTCACGGGCGTCCGCGAAGTGCACAGCGGCGCCAGCTCCCTCTCTCCCCGGATCGCCTCGATGCTGATCAAGCACGTCCGCGAATCTACGCCCGTGGCGGCCGACGCCGACGCCCTCGAGCCGCTCACCGAGCGCGAGGTCGAGGTGCTCCACTGCCTCGCCCAGGGCATGTCGAACGCAGAGATCGCCAAGGCGCTGATCGTCTCCGAGGGTACGGTGAAGGCGCATCTCGGCCGCATGATGTCCAAGTGGCACCTGCGCGACCGCGTGCAGATCCTCGTGACGGCCGCGCACGCTGGTCTCGTCAGCTTCCGCTGA
- a CDS encoding histidine kinase has protein sequence MAFDQSTRRSADSFRLGRGEKLSAIERIVVLVIVSITIATDVIGFFTTPGVNPVALLVSVACTAAFALYLWNPLIATCALGVVFATSFLVGTESQVLTAAAVAAGLVMRLGWTSLILSYTGAFLIAAALVANGDADTDVNVGLFLIFATVAGAVGFALRLAFARGSRLERELEERAEQERQAVLAERRWIAGELHDSIAHHLTVVALHVQMLEDPETSTDSQEAIRVAARKAMTDLRFVIELADDGPQSSSVQTGDLAAAIDEAQSEFESAGHSVARDGDPRDERIPRAVEIVLARIVRESATNILKYAGPGEVQIDLAVDDDVAHLTLRSPLPTTPRRELSSSRTGLGRMAERVMGASGEFSAGEVEGFWVVSARLPVV, from the coding sequence ATGGCCTTCGACCAGTCCACCCGACGATCTGCGGATTCGTTCCGGTTGGGTCGGGGCGAGAAGCTCAGCGCGATCGAGCGGATCGTCGTCCTGGTCATCGTCTCCATCACCATCGCCACGGACGTCATAGGTTTTTTCACCACGCCGGGTGTGAACCCGGTCGCACTTTTGGTGAGCGTCGCATGTACCGCAGCGTTCGCCCTCTATCTCTGGAATCCACTCATCGCGACATGCGCCCTCGGCGTCGTGTTCGCGACATCATTCCTCGTGGGAACCGAGTCCCAGGTTCTGACCGCAGCCGCTGTCGCGGCCGGGCTGGTCATGAGGCTGGGATGGACCTCCCTGATCCTGTCGTACACCGGTGCGTTCCTCATCGCTGCAGCACTCGTCGCCAACGGCGATGCCGACACCGATGTGAACGTCGGTCTGTTCCTCATCTTCGCCACGGTGGCCGGAGCTGTCGGGTTCGCCCTGCGGCTCGCCTTCGCTCGGGGCAGTCGCCTCGAGCGCGAACTCGAGGAGCGCGCGGAACAAGAACGTCAAGCAGTGCTCGCCGAGCGACGATGGATCGCCGGTGAGCTGCACGACAGCATCGCGCACCACCTCACGGTGGTGGCGCTGCACGTGCAGATGCTCGAAGACCCCGAGACCAGCACCGATTCGCAGGAAGCGATCCGTGTCGCCGCGCGCAAGGCGATGACCGATCTTCGCTTCGTGATCGAATTGGCGGACGACGGTCCGCAGTCGTCCAGTGTGCAGACGGGCGACCTCGCAGCAGCGATCGACGAGGCGCAGAGCGAGTTCGAATCCGCGGGTCACTCCGTGGCCCGCGACGGAGACCCCCGCGACGAGCGCATCCCGCGTGCCGTCGAGATCGTCCTCGCGCGCATCGTGCGCGAGTCCGCCACGAACATCCTCAAATACGCAGGACCCGGTGAGGTGCAGATCGACCTCGCCGTGGACGACGACGTCGCCCACCTCACGCTGCGCAGCCCGCTCCCGACGACGCCGCGCCGCGAGCTCTCCTCCAGTCGCACCGGCCTGGGAAGGATGGCGGAGCGCGTCATGGGCGCGAGCGGCGAGTTCAGCGCCGGCGAAGTCGAGGGATTCTGGGTCGTGTCGGCCCGACTTCCGGTCGTCTGA
- the phnE gene encoding phosphonate ABC transporter, permease protein PhnE: MTALDSATDAATRGGGPVAQGGGRSVAERAPKRPISPERIAASLTLVALVVLGILAVRDVDISLPAMVQSWGNAENFMARVGGLTFPAPGDLAWLIALTVGLVLVGTLLAAVLSVPIAYLAAANTTPGNGWRAAARFIGVLTRALPDVVLAMAFVLMFSLGTLPGILAIGIHSIGMISKMFADAIEQIDEGPRLAIRAAGGSKMQEFTSGILPQVLPSWVATVLHRNDINLRGSVVLGYVGVAGLGLEMSYAFKSLNYGKGLGIALVIFILCVAMEIVSSMVRGAMLGEQKHTRSWIDRILHPRLGANAASAPDARPAWAASPETAVRRPWTAQRVRHTIAGVIAVLVVIGSVVVSQINWMDLITFWAKLPEVAAKFWPPSFGNYDASAMFQAMRETVAIALAATVLTLLPSLLLGSLAARNVAPSSGARGTARLLLVGIRGIPELILAIVLVVITGLGAQAGVIALAIGGIGLLGKLIADSFEEVDRGPERALRAVGATRLQTYTSATVPQGMQALIGHSFYMLDTNIRAATILGIVGGGGVGYYLLNASQGSRYETVTAIVLMILATVLVVEGLAMWMRKVFR; the protein is encoded by the coding sequence ATGACGGCCCTCGATTCCGCGACGGATGCCGCCACACGCGGCGGAGGCCCCGTGGCTCAGGGCGGCGGGCGCAGCGTCGCCGAGCGCGCCCCGAAGCGTCCGATCTCGCCGGAGCGGATCGCGGCATCCCTCACCCTGGTCGCCCTCGTGGTGCTCGGCATCCTCGCCGTCCGCGATGTCGACATCTCCCTCCCGGCGATGGTGCAGAGCTGGGGGAATGCCGAGAACTTCATGGCGCGCGTCGGCGGTCTCACCTTCCCCGCCCCTGGCGACCTCGCCTGGCTGATCGCCCTCACCGTGGGACTCGTGCTCGTGGGCACGCTGCTCGCCGCCGTGCTGTCGGTGCCGATCGCCTACCTCGCCGCCGCCAACACCACGCCGGGCAACGGATGGCGCGCAGCCGCGCGGTTCATCGGCGTGCTCACCCGTGCGCTTCCCGACGTGGTGCTCGCGATGGCGTTCGTGCTGATGTTCTCGCTCGGCACCCTTCCCGGGATCCTCGCCATCGGCATCCACTCGATCGGCATGATCTCGAAGATGTTCGCCGATGCGATCGAGCAGATCGATGAAGGCCCCCGCCTCGCCATCCGTGCGGCGGGCGGCTCGAAGATGCAGGAGTTCACGTCGGGCATCCTGCCGCAGGTGCTGCCCAGCTGGGTGGCCACCGTGCTGCACCGCAACGACATCAACCTGCGCGGCAGCGTGGTTCTCGGCTACGTCGGCGTCGCCGGTCTGGGCCTGGAGATGTCGTATGCGTTCAAGTCGCTCAACTACGGCAAGGGCCTCGGCATCGCCCTCGTGATCTTCATCCTGTGCGTCGCGATGGAGATCGTCTCGAGCATGGTCCGCGGCGCGATGCTCGGCGAGCAGAAGCACACCCGATCCTGGATCGACAGGATCCTGCATCCGCGTCTCGGCGCGAATGCCGCATCGGCACCCGACGCCCGCCCCGCCTGGGCGGCCAGCCCGGAGACCGCGGTGCGGCGGCCCTGGACCGCGCAGCGCGTGCGCCACACGATCGCCGGCGTCATCGCGGTGCTCGTGGTGATCGGCAGCGTGGTGGTCAGCCAGATCAACTGGATGGACCTCATCACGTTCTGGGCCAAGCTGCCCGAGGTGGCGGCGAAGTTCTGGCCGCCGTCGTTCGGCAACTACGACGCGAGCGCGATGTTCCAGGCGATGCGCGAGACCGTCGCGATCGCCCTCGCGGCCACCGTGCTCACCCTGCTCCCGTCGTTGCTGCTGGGTTCGCTCGCGGCACGCAACGTCGCCCCGAGCTCCGGTGCCCGTGGCACCGCACGTCTGCTGCTCGTCGGCATCCGGGGCATCCCGGAGCTGATCCTCGCGATCGTGCTCGTGGTCATCACCGGACTCGGCGCGCAGGCCGGCGTCATCGCTCTCGCCATCGGCGGCATCGGACTGCTCGGCAAGCTCATCGCCGACTCCTTCGAAGAAGTGGACCGCGGACCGGAACGCGCACTTCGCGCGGTGGGCGCGACGCGTCTGCAGACCTATACCTCGGCGACAGTGCCGCAGGGCATGCAGGCGCTCATCGGCCACAGCTTCTACATGCTCGACACGAACATCCGCGCGGCGACGATCCTCGGCATCGTCGGCGGCGGCGGCGTCGGCTATTACCTGCTCAACGCCAGCCAGGGCTCTCGCTACGAGACCGTGACGGCGATCGTGCTGATGATCCTCGCCACCGTGCTGGTGGTCGAAGGGCTCGCGATGTGGATGCGGAAGGTGTTCCGATGA
- a CDS encoding GntR family transcriptional regulator, with protein sequence MAEAVYTQIADDLRAQIAAGTLRPGDDVPTEADLAEKWRTSRGPIRNALAALRGEGLIETSRGRPARVVARKANQAVDVSVPFTRWARELGVTPGAQTQELSLRRAGDLGAALGVDASDTIVSVVRLRLLDGRPTMLERLHYTEVAGRRLFEVNLDEVSITEYLGSVGHPIVTLQHVIDAVAADDQDAALLRVPRGTPILRLTRTSRDAEGRIFEASEDRYLSEVVRFTVAASGISTDGHFMRAVGA encoded by the coding sequence GTGGCCGAAGCTGTGTACACCCAGATCGCCGACGACCTTCGCGCGCAGATCGCGGCGGGCACCCTGCGCCCGGGCGACGACGTCCCGACCGAGGCGGACCTCGCCGAGAAGTGGCGCACATCTCGCGGTCCGATCCGCAATGCCCTGGCCGCCCTGCGCGGCGAAGGTCTGATCGAGACGAGCCGCGGGCGGCCGGCGCGCGTGGTCGCCCGCAAGGCCAATCAGGCCGTCGACGTGTCGGTGCCGTTCACGCGCTGGGCTCGGGAGCTGGGCGTCACCCCGGGGGCGCAGACGCAGGAGCTGAGCCTGCGGCGCGCCGGCGATCTGGGAGCAGCACTCGGCGTCGACGCGAGCGACACCATCGTGAGCGTGGTCAGGCTGCGCCTGCTCGACGGCCGCCCGACCATGCTGGAGCGCCTCCACTACACGGAGGTCGCGGGACGACGACTGTTCGAGGTGAACCTCGACGAGGTCTCGATCACGGAGTACCTGGGCTCCGTCGGACACCCGATCGTCACGCTGCAGCACGTCATCGATGCGGTGGCCGCCGACGACCAGGATGCCGCGCTGCTGCGCGTGCCCCGTGGCACGCCCATCCTGCGCCTCACACGCACGTCGCGCGATGCGGAGGGGCGGATCTTCGAGGCCTCGGAGGACCGCTACCTGAGCGAGGTCGTGCGCTTCACGGTCGCCGCGTCGGGGATCTCCACCGACGGCCATTTCATGCGTGCCGTCGGCGCCTAG
- the phnC gene encoding phosphonate ABC transporter ATP-binding protein encodes MTASASDALIRLDGVTKTFGTTTALKDASLEVSRGEIVVLLGLSGSGKSTLLRHLDGLETPTAGSVEVLGSQVPALKGRALRDLRSRVGFIFQQFELVPSLTVLENVLTGSLSGVRGPRLGLWGYSRAAKLTALEHLDRVGLLDRAYQRSDTLSGGQQQRVAIARALMQKPDILLADEPVASLDPESSEQVMALIREIAADEGLTVVCSLHQVDLAISWADRIVGLRHGEVVLDTPTDDLTKAEVMEIYGRVATTTAEIRAVAEELVEAAAQVAAS; translated from the coding sequence ATGACCGCCTCGGCATCCGACGCCCTCATCCGCCTCGACGGCGTGACGAAGACCTTCGGGACGACCACTGCACTGAAGGATGCCTCGCTCGAGGTGTCCCGCGGCGAGATCGTCGTGCTCCTCGGCCTCTCCGGCTCGGGGAAGTCGACCCTGCTGCGCCACCTCGACGGTCTCGAGACCCCCACCGCGGGCTCGGTCGAGGTGCTGGGCTCCCAGGTCCCGGCGCTGAAGGGCAGGGCGCTGCGCGACCTCCGCAGCCGCGTGGGCTTCATCTTCCAGCAGTTCGAGCTGGTGCCCTCGCTCACCGTGCTCGAGAACGTGCTCACCGGCTCGCTGTCCGGCGTGCGCGGACCGCGCCTCGGCCTCTGGGGATACTCGCGTGCCGCCAAGCTCACCGCACTCGAGCACCTCGATCGCGTCGGTCTGCTCGACCGCGCCTACCAGCGCAGCGACACCCTCTCGGGTGGGCAGCAGCAGCGCGTGGCCATCGCCAGGGCCCTGATGCAGAAGCCCGACATCCTGCTCGCCGACGAGCCGGTCGCCTCGCTCGATCCGGAGTCGAGCGAGCAGGTCATGGCGCTGATCCGGGAGATCGCCGCCGACGAGGGACTCACCGTCGTCTGCAGCCTGCACCAGGTCGACCTCGCGATCTCGTGGGCCGACCGCATCGTCGGTCTGCGTCACGGCGAAGTGGTGCTGGACACCCCGACCGACGATCTCACCAAGGCCGAGGTCATGGAGATCTACGGCCGCGTCGCCACCACGACCGCCGAGATCCGTGCCGTGGCCGAGGAGCTGGTCGAGGCGGCTGCGCAGGTGGCCGCATCATGA
- a CDS encoding phosphate/phosphite/phosphonate ABC transporter substrate-binding protein translates to MKLRALPALAGVALLALGLAACSGSADAAGTPGADESSSASGFAVDENTLVFGVVPDSVDTETNYQPLMDYIAEITGKTVEYHESTDYAALIEAAVAGKVDVASFSGFTYVTATNNGAKLTPISSIVTEEGQEPGYFSQAIVPVGSDITSIDDFKGKKVCFVDPSSTSGYLFPSYNLLKAGIDPKTDITPVFAGKHDVSVTKVGEGVECEAGFAEDSEVEKSDKVKVVDETMVPGAPLVYSSTLPDEVSKKLIDGLAEITIDDIIAAGIDGADTDAFRSVFYATKPVDDAYYDLIRDICKETEADQCKA, encoded by the coding sequence ATGAAGCTTCGCGCTCTTCCCGCCCTCGCCGGCGTCGCGCTCCTCGCCCTCGGCCTCGCCGCCTGTTCCGGCTCGGCCGACGCAGCCGGCACACCCGGTGCCGACGAGTCGTCCTCCGCCAGCGGATTCGCGGTCGACGAGAACACGCTCGTCTTCGGCGTCGTGCCCGACTCGGTCGACACCGAGACGAACTACCAGCCGCTCATGGACTACATCGCCGAGATCACCGGCAAGACGGTCGAGTACCACGAGTCGACCGACTACGCCGCACTCATCGAGGCCGCGGTCGCCGGCAAGGTCGACGTCGCGTCCTTCTCCGGATTCACCTACGTCACCGCCACCAACAACGGTGCCAAGCTCACCCCGATCTCCTCGATCGTGACCGAAGAGGGCCAGGAGCCGGGTTACTTCTCGCAGGCGATCGTCCCGGTCGGCAGCGACATCACGAGCATCGACGACTTCAAGGGCAAGAAGGTCTGCTTCGTGGACCCGTCGTCGACCTCGGGCTACCTGTTCCCGTCGTACAACCTGCTCAAGGCCGGCATCGACCCCAAGACCGACATCACCCCGGTGTTCGCCGGCAAGCACGATGTCAGCGTCACCAAGGTCGGCGAGGGTGTGGAGTGCGAGGCGGGCTTCGCCGAGGACTCCGAGGTCGAGAAGTCGGACAAGGTGAAGGTCGTCGACGAGACGATGGTGCCCGGTGCGCCGCTGGTCTACTCCTCCACGCTCCCGGACGAGGTCTCGAAGAAGCTCATCGACGGCCTCGCCGAGATCACGATCGACGACATCATCGCCGCGGGCATCGACGGTGCCGACACCGACGCCTTCCGCAGCGTGTTCTACGCCACGAAGCCGGTCGACGACGCGTACTACGACCTGATCCGCGACATCTGCAAGGAGACCGAAGCGGACCAGTGCAAGGCCTGA
- a CDS encoding EamA family transporter, producing MSPLAFVLVFGAAIAHAAWNIIAHGISRAGAPFLWWGSVGSTVVWIGAVPFTGGLGADDLGSFALGVAVSSVLHVGYMAVLQRGYREGNLSTVYATARGTGPFLSVIVAVLLLGERPSAVALVGVAAVIVGVVAIGLVDRGRGAGSRRLDPGIVFGLLTGVAIAVYTIWDAHAVRTWGLSPVAFMVGTTLLQVPFYSIAVRRRWGAVWALGRTQWRRILAFGILSPLSYILVLTAIQIAPVALVAPLREVSVVLVSLFGVFVLRESRPAWRIAASLVVVAGIVLLAW from the coding sequence GTGTCTCCACTCGCCTTCGTCCTGGTCTTCGGCGCCGCCATTGCCCACGCGGCGTGGAACATCATCGCGCACGGCATCAGCCGGGCCGGAGCGCCGTTCCTGTGGTGGGGATCGGTCGGCAGCACGGTCGTGTGGATCGGCGCGGTGCCGTTCACCGGCGGTCTCGGGGCCGACGACCTGGGATCGTTCGCCCTCGGCGTCGCCGTCTCGTCGGTGCTGCACGTCGGTTACATGGCGGTGCTCCAGCGCGGGTACCGGGAGGGCAACCTCTCCACCGTCTACGCGACGGCGCGGGGCACGGGCCCCTTCCTCTCGGTGATCGTGGCCGTGCTGCTGCTCGGCGAGCGTCCTTCGGCGGTCGCGCTCGTGGGCGTCGCCGCCGTGATCGTCGGCGTCGTCGCCATCGGACTCGTCGACCGGGGGAGAGGGGCGGGTTCTCGGCGGCTCGATCCCGGCATCGTCTTCGGGCTCCTCACCGGTGTCGCGATAGCCGTCTACACGATCTGGGACGCGCACGCGGTACGCACCTGGGGCCTCTCGCCGGTCGCGTTCATGGTCGGAACCACGCTGCTGCAGGTGCCGTTCTACTCGATCGCGGTGCGTCGGCGCTGGGGTGCGGTGTGGGCGCTCGGGCGCACGCAATGGCGCCGCATCCTGGCCTTCGGCATCCTGTCGCCGCTGTCGTACATCCTGGTGCTGACCGCGATCCAGATCGCACCGGTCGCGCTGGTGGCCCCCCTGCGCGAGGTCAGCGTGGTGCTGGTGAGCCTGTTCGGGGTGTTCGTGCTGCGGGAGTCGCGTCCTGCCTGGCGGATCGCGGCGTCGCTCGTCGTGGTCGCGGGGATCGTCCTGCTCGCGTGGTGA